In Methanocaldococcus lauensis, a single genomic region encodes these proteins:
- a CDS encoding monovalent cation/H+ antiporter subunit E — protein MRVFGVIGYVAVLIKAITESWIDVVKRSITGDIKPEVVEIESIINNPTGLILLSWSITATPGTLVIDLIPEERRLKVATISPRSREDIVPFEPYIKKIFD, from the coding sequence ATGAGAGTGTTTGGAGTTATTGGATACGTGGCTGTTTTAATTAAGGCAATTACTGAATCTTGGATTGATGTAGTTAAAAGAAGCATAACAGGAGATATAAAACCCGAAGTTGTGGAAATAGAGTCTATTATAAACAATCCAACTGGTTTAATTTTGTTATCATGGTCTATAACAGCCACTCCGGGAACATTAGTTATTGATTTAATTCCAGAAGAGAGAAGGTTAAAAGTAGCTACAATAAGTCCAAGGAGTAGAGAAGATATTGTTCCATTTGAACCATACATTAAAAAAATTTTTGATTAA
- the pfdA gene encoding prefoldin subunit alpha has product MNEDLRQKAIALEMYNQQLQMIQSELASIRTLKLEIEKSIKTLENINVDSETLIPVGPGVFLKAKIVDDKALVGVKSDIYMEKSFNEVVEDLKKSIEDLNKAEKEGMKKVEELAKVISELRKELQESIQKSQEKSTENNKT; this is encoded by the coding sequence ATGAACGAAGATTTAAGACAAAAAGCTATAGCTTTAGAAATGTACAATCAGCAGTTGCAAATGATTCAGAGTGAATTGGCATCAATAAGAACTTTAAAATTAGAAATAGAAAAGTCTATCAAAACTCTTGAAAATATAAATGTTGATTCTGAAACATTAATTCCTGTAGGCCCAGGTGTTTTTTTAAAAGCAAAAATCGTTGATGATAAAGCGTTGGTTGGAGTAAAGTCCGATATTTATATGGAGAAATCATTTAATGAAGTTGTTGAAGATTTAAAAAAGTCTATTGAAGACTTAAATAAAGCTGAAAAAGAGGGTATGAAAAAAGTTGAGGAATTGGCTAAAGTAATTTCAGAACTAAGAAAAGAATTACAAGAATCTATTCAAAAATCTCAGGAAAAGAGTACAGAAAACAATAAAACTTAA